In uncultured Methanobacterium sp., a genomic segment contains:
- a CDS encoding restriction endonuclease, with amino-acid sequence MDKNRLVKFMARIMEESGFKVYRNFQTSRHIIDIYGVLPTILGDIGVVVACKNYDDRWEVGLDVLKEMEMVGKTLKASKIVVVTTSYFTKSAVNYADRRNIKTIDKDGLVALAKKFSTQNENYSGVQVYDEDEGESGGNPEVVEDYTPSSSTASSFPKTSSASGFFSRGKGSLDRSKKSRSFSMPEAPGLKPLLTNTISLIIIVFILSSLITYIISMGYTNTAILGITKILISAALSYGLVMAVERDVTTTLSKGTIVFFVSLVIYVIMIVVT; translated from the coding sequence GTGGATAAAAACAGATTAGTCAAATTCATGGCAAGGATAATGGAAGAATCAGGCTTCAAGGTCTACCGTAACTTCCAGACTTCCCGACACATCATTGACATCTACGGAGTTCTACCCACCATCCTCGGAGATATTGGGGTGGTTGTAGCCTGTAAAAACTATGATGACCGATGGGAAGTAGGTCTTGACGTTTTGAAAGAGATGGAAATGGTGGGAAAAACCCTGAAAGCCTCCAAGATCGTGGTGGTAACCACCTCCTACTTCACCAAAAGTGCAGTAAACTATGCTGACCGCAGGAACATCAAAACCATAGATAAAGACGGGTTAGTAGCACTGGCCAAGAAATTTTCCACCCAGAACGAGAATTATAGTGGAGTGCAGGTATACGATGAAGACGAAGGAGAAAGTGGGGGAAATCCAGAGGTAGTCGAAGATTACACACCCTCATCAAGCACTGCATCGTCGTTTCCCAAAACATCTTCCGCTTCTGGTTTCTTCAGCAGGGGAAAGGGAAGTTTGGATCGATCCAAAAAGTCAAGATCATTCTCCATGCCAGAGGCACCCGGTCTTAAACCTCTCTTAACCAATACAATATCCCTGATAATCATCGTATTCATACTTTCATCCCTTATAACTTACATCATCAGTATGGGATACACGAATACTGCTATTTTAGGAATCACAAAAATATTAATTTCCGCAGCCTTATCCTACGGACTGGTAATGGCTGTGGAGCGTGATGTGACCACCACTCTCAGTAAAGGAACAATCGTATTCTTTGTTTCCCTGGTGATCTACGTTATCATGATCGTAGTCACGTAA
- the surE gene encoding 5'/3'-nucleotidase SurE has product MTILITNDDGVNSSGIIAAKKAAEKLDQTLVVAPATQQSGIGHALTLFEPIRVTATTMNDGSEAHMVSGTPTDALIIGIFQIADEKPDLVISGINIGENLGKSELTTSGTIGAAMEAAVNGIPALSVSMQVTRGDIKFHDGHVDLDFSHAQKMTERVARMILKKGLPEGVDFLNLNIPSHPESDSIRLTRLGERMYRVHITERLDPRGRPYYWIDGDSVEDDEEGTDVHTLKRERHATLTPISLDATAPLELMDGWNKI; this is encoded by the coding sequence ATGACCATTCTCATCACTAATGATGATGGAGTTAACTCCTCAGGCATCATCGCTGCTAAAAAAGCAGCAGAAAAACTGGACCAAACACTGGTAGTTGCCCCGGCCACTCAACAAAGTGGAATTGGGCATGCTTTAACCCTTTTTGAACCGATTAGAGTTACAGCTACAACTATGAATGATGGTAGTGAGGCCCACATGGTTTCTGGAACCCCCACTGATGCGTTAATTATTGGTATATTTCAGATCGCTGATGAAAAGCCTGATTTAGTTATATCTGGAATTAATATTGGTGAAAACCTTGGAAAATCAGAGTTAACCACTTCTGGAACAATTGGAGCTGCCATGGAGGCAGCAGTTAACGGCATACCTGCACTTTCAGTTTCAATGCAGGTCACCAGAGGAGATATCAAGTTTCATGATGGGCACGTTGACCTGGACTTTTCCCATGCTCAGAAAATGACTGAGAGGGTTGCCCGGATGATCTTAAAGAAAGGATTGCCAGAAGGGGTTGATTTTTTAAACTTGAATATTCCATCCCACCCTGAAAGTGACAGTATACGGCTCACCCGTTTAGGTGAGAGAATGTATCGGGTGCATATTACAGAACGCCTGGATCCCCGGGGAAGGCCCTACTACTGGATTGATGGTGATTCTGTAGAGGATGATGAGGAGGGTACCGATGTCCATACTCTCAAGCGTGAAAGACATGCAACTCTAACTCCCATCTCTCTGGATGCTACAGCTCCCCTGGAATTGATGGATGGATGGAATAAAATTTAA
- a CDS encoding methanogenesis marker 12 protein encodes MVFVGMDHGTTGVSFTVLNAKPEHLKIGRDELSTGEVSAMEELSRIVDLDSIQLMAITYAMGDGISKITPLDQVKNRGILSIEGAGKVTGGGTAVYEEIEKSGIPTVLIPGLHQNTPSMDPKFRAAYSHHASAEKVSICYNALLETGYENFIVSDISSNTVSLLLENGKIRGAVDACLGSMGIVHGPLDLKMIRDVDEGLRTANQCFSRAGAVKVASIDEKVAHAKDVLLERYQEGDPQAELALETMLMTIAMEIWGLAGIANNDIEGIVLTGSVGSMQEPFDFFGSLQDEVGDIGEVVMLPPTSGSVGSAQIAKAVFEGADDILGIEVHSKP; translated from the coding sequence ATGGTATTTGTAGGAATGGATCATGGAACCACCGGTGTTTCTTTTACAGTTTTAAATGCAAAACCAGAACATCTCAAGATAGGACGGGATGAACTCTCCACTGGTGAGGTTTCCGCAATGGAAGAACTTTCCAGAATAGTTGATCTGGATTCAATCCAGCTGATGGCCATTACCTACGCTATGGGCGATGGTATCAGCAAAATAACACCCCTTGATCAGGTTAAAAATAGGGGTATTCTCTCTATTGAAGGAGCAGGAAAAGTTACCGGTGGTGGTACCGCTGTTTATGAGGAGATTGAAAAGTCGGGAATTCCCACTGTTTTAATACCTGGACTGCACCAGAACACCCCTTCCATGGATCCTAAGTTCAGAGCGGCTTATTCCCATCACGCCAGCGCAGAAAAAGTGAGTATATGTTACAATGCCCTTCTGGAAACTGGATATGAAAACTTTATTGTATCTGATATCAGCTCCAACACCGTGAGCCTTCTCTTGGAAAATGGGAAAATAAGGGGGGCGGTGGATGCCTGTCTTGGTTCCATGGGAATTGTTCACGGACCCCTGGACTTGAAGATGATACGTGACGTTGATGAAGGATTACGCACTGCTAACCAGTGTTTTTCCCGTGCAGGCGCAGTTAAAGTGGCAAGTATAGATGAGAAAGTGGCCCATGCCAAAGACGTTCTTCTGGAAAGGTACCAGGAAGGAGATCCCCAGGCCGAGCTGGCCCTTGAGACCATGCTCATGACCATTGCCATGGAAATATGGGGACTGGCAGGAATCGCCAATAATGACATTGAAGGAATTGTACTCACCGGTTCTGTGGGATCCATGCAGGAACCCTTTGATTTTTTCGGTTCACTGCAGGATGAAGTGGGAGACATTGGAGAAGTGGTAATGTTACCCCCGACCTCTGGTTCAGTGGGGAGCGCCCAGATTGCTAAGGCTGTTTTTGAAGGTGCGGATGATATACTGGGAATTGAAGTACACTCCAAACCTTAA
- the ilvC gene encoding ketol-acid reductoisomerase: MKIYYEKDVDIDVLKDKTIAVIGYGSQGMAQARNMAESGLNVVVGLRKGGKSWKIAANHGMKVLTIEEAAEMADVIHVLIPDEIQADVYEKSIKPGLKEGNTLSFSHGYNIHYQYIKPPTNVNVTMIAPKGPGSTVRGQYVDGFGVPGLVAVQQDYTGNAQQVALAMGQGSGLTRAGVLETTFKEETETDLFGEQAVLCGGVTELIKAGFQTLVEAGYQPEVAYFETCHEVKLIVDLIYKKGFAGMWNDVSNTAEFGGLTRRERVITEESRREMKEILKEIQNGKFAKEWALENQAGNPQLNRMRDIEDELEIEKRGKKLRKLCGLEE; the protein is encoded by the coding sequence ATGAAGATTTATTATGAAAAAGACGTGGATATAGACGTACTTAAGGATAAAACCATAGCAGTTATTGGATACGGAAGTCAAGGAATGGCTCAGGCTCGAAACATGGCCGAAAGTGGACTGAATGTTGTGGTCGGACTCCGAAAAGGAGGAAAATCCTGGAAAATCGCAGCTAATCATGGTATGAAAGTTTTAACCATTGAAGAAGCTGCAGAAATGGCTGACGTCATTCACGTGCTCATTCCTGATGAAATACAGGCTGATGTTTATGAAAAATCAATCAAACCTGGCCTGAAAGAAGGTAACACCCTCAGTTTCTCCCACGGGTACAACATACACTACCAGTACATAAAACCGCCAACCAATGTCAACGTAACCATGATCGCTCCTAAAGGTCCTGGTTCTACAGTTCGTGGACAATACGTTGATGGATTTGGTGTTCCTGGCTTGGTGGCAGTCCAGCAGGATTACACTGGCAATGCTCAGCAGGTGGCCCTGGCCATGGGACAGGGAAGCGGTCTCACCCGTGCCGGAGTCCTTGAAACCACCTTCAAAGAAGAAACTGAAACTGATCTGTTTGGTGAACAGGCAGTTCTCTGTGGAGGAGTCACTGAACTCATAAAAGCAGGATTCCAGACCCTGGTGGAAGCTGGTTACCAGCCAGAAGTCGCTTACTTTGAAACCTGTCACGAAGTCAAACTCATCGTTGACCTCATATACAAGAAAGGATTCGCTGGAATGTGGAATGATGTGAGTAACACTGCAGAATTTGGAGGGTTAACCCGTAGGGAGCGGGTTATAACTGAAGAATCCCGTAGGGAAATGAAAGAAATCCTGAAAGAAATTCAGAATGGTAAATTTGCCAAAGAATGGGCCCTTGAAAACCAGGCCGGAAATCCTCAACTCAACAGGATGAGGGACATAGAAGACGAATTGGAAATTGAAAAACGGGGCAAAAAGCTCAGGAAACTTTGTGGACTGGAAGAATAA
- the ilvN gene encoding acetolactate synthase small subunit, producing the protein MDQQRSHIISAIVLHRPGVLQRVAGLFTRRGFNIDSITVGPSEQDGLARMTIISQGDDKILEQITKQLNKIIEVIKVRDLDAEGTVIRELCLIKTHATSERSRSEIIQYAKIFRGRIVDAGPENLTLEITGTPEKIDALIDLLRGFGIKEISRTGPTAISRGSKTI; encoded by the coding sequence ATGGACCAACAGAGAAGCCACATAATCAGTGCCATAGTACTGCACCGGCCAGGTGTCCTCCAGCGTGTTGCTGGCCTGTTCACCCGTAGAGGTTTCAACATCGACAGTATCACTGTAGGACCCTCAGAACAGGATGGACTGGCCCGTATGACCATCATCTCCCAGGGGGATGATAAAATCCTGGAACAAATCACCAAACAACTGAATAAGATCATCGAAGTGATTAAGGTGCGGGATCTGGATGCAGAGGGAACTGTAATCCGGGAGCTGTGTCTTATCAAGACCCATGCCACATCAGAAAGATCCCGTTCTGAGATCATTCAGTACGCCAAGATATTCAGGGGCAGAATCGTTGATGCAGGACCCGAAAATCTCACTCTGGAGATCACCGGAACACCAGAAAAGATCGACGCACTCATTGACCTTTTAAGAGGTTTTGGTATCAAAGAAATCTCCAGAACTGGACCAACAGCCATATCAAGGGGTTCAAAAACAATATAA
- a CDS encoding acetolactate synthase large subunit encodes MKGSQAIIKSLTDEGVDVVFGYPGGVLLPLYDVIYDSDLKHILVRHEQCAAHAADGYARASGKVGVCIGTSGPGATNLVTGIATAYMDSAPIVALAGQVGTSLIGNDAFQEVDTIGMTMPISKHNFQAMESSEIPPMIRSSFYIARTGRPGPVVVDLPKDVQEGELDYPENITIDLPGYKPTKKGHPLQVKKAAELILKSKKPVILAGGGVILSGSSPELQHLSEIIGAPVTTSLMGKGCFPEDHPLSLGMLGMHGRVASNMLVDECDCLIAVGCRFSDRTTGDVNKFAPNAKIIHIDVDPAEIGKNIDVTVPIVGDAKIILSHLLRIISQTQQSNNHDWTDYVKTFRASCMPRLSFDDMPLKPQQVIKEISEAVTDDTIITTDVGQNQMWMAHYFTSRNPRKFISSGGLGTMGFGFPAAMGAKVAMPDNDVVAVCGDGGFLMVCQDLATIKEYDIPVVVCVLDNRYLGMVAQWQKLFYDERISQTKLNAMPDFVKLAEAFGVNAHRVERPGEMKETLKNALNSGEPTLIDVMIDPNEILPMVPPGCGLTEIVGEYKVERENPGEINYRPSAQETGGD; translated from the coding sequence ATGAAGGGCAGTCAAGCCATAATAAAGTCACTAACCGATGAGGGAGTGGACGTAGTCTTCGGATATCCTGGAGGAGTCCTACTCCCCCTGTACGATGTAATCTACGATTCAGATCTCAAACACATACTGGTAAGGCACGAACAGTGCGCAGCCCACGCAGCAGACGGTTACGCTCGGGCCTCTGGCAAAGTAGGTGTATGCATAGGTACTTCCGGTCCTGGAGCCACCAACCTGGTGACCGGTATTGCCACCGCTTACATGGACTCAGCTCCTATTGTAGCCCTAGCAGGGCAAGTAGGCACCTCCCTAATTGGTAACGACGCATTTCAGGAAGTAGACACCATAGGCATGACCATGCCCATTAGCAAACACAATTTCCAGGCCATGGAGTCATCAGAAATACCCCCGATGATAAGATCATCGTTTTACATAGCTCGAACTGGTAGGCCTGGCCCAGTGGTGGTTGATTTGCCTAAAGATGTCCAGGAAGGAGAGCTTGATTATCCTGAAAACATAACCATTGACCTGCCAGGTTATAAACCCACCAAAAAAGGACACCCCCTGCAGGTTAAAAAAGCCGCAGAACTGATATTAAAATCTAAAAAACCAGTTATTCTTGCAGGAGGAGGTGTGATCCTTTCCGGTTCATCTCCCGAGCTACAGCACCTATCAGAAATAATCGGAGCACCAGTAACCACCAGTTTAATGGGTAAAGGATGTTTCCCGGAAGATCATCCACTATCCCTGGGAATGCTGGGAATGCACGGCCGTGTAGCATCCAACATGCTGGTAGACGAATGTGACTGTCTCATTGCAGTGGGTTGTCGGTTCTCAGACCGTACCACAGGAGATGTGAATAAATTCGCACCTAACGCTAAAATAATTCACATTGACGTTGATCCTGCTGAGATTGGGAAGAATATAGATGTGACTGTGCCCATTGTGGGTGATGCCAAGATCATCTTATCCCACTTATTACGGATCATATCCCAGACGCAGCAGTCTAACAATCATGACTGGACAGATTACGTAAAGACCTTCCGTGCCAGTTGCATGCCCCGTCTTTCATTTGATGACATGCCCCTTAAACCACAGCAGGTTATAAAAGAGATTTCAGAGGCAGTTACTGATGATACCATAATTACCACTGATGTTGGTCAGAACCAAATGTGGATGGCCCATTATTTCACCTCCAGAAATCCAAGGAAGTTCATATCATCAGGAGGCCTGGGAACCATGGGATTCGGTTTCCCTGCAGCCATGGGAGCCAAAGTAGCAATGCCAGATAATGATGTGGTGGCAGTTTGCGGAGACGGTGGATTCTTAATGGTCTGCCAGGACCTGGCAACGATTAAGGAATATGACATTCCAGTGGTGGTCTGTGTCTTAGACAACCGTTATCTGGGAATGGTGGCTCAGTGGCAGAAACTGTTCTACGATGAGAGAATCTCCCAGACCAAACTCAATGCCATGCCGGACTTTGTTAAACTGGCCGAAGCTTTCGGAGTTAACGCTCACCGTGTAGAACGTCCCGGTGAGATGAAAGAAACACTGAAAAACGCCTTGAATTCCGGAGAACCAACTCTAATTGATGTGATGATCGATCCCAATGAGATCCTACCTATGGTACCCCCAGGATGTGGTCTCACTGAGATCGTTGGCGAATACAAGGTTGAAAGGGAAAACCCGGGTGAAATAAACTACCGGCCTTCTGCCCAGGAAACTGGAGGTGATTAG
- the purD gene encoding phosphoribosylamine--glycine ligase, protein MKILVVGTGAREHAICQALHKEADIYSIMSNQNPGIARISQFKIGSEMDIEGVKKYAQNAKVDMAIIGPEAPLEHGIVDTLQEAGIPCVGPTRQAARIETDKAFMRELFTKYNISGSIAYGAFDTVEDAGEFIDDFGDDVVVKPVGLTGGKGVKIVGEHLKDSEDAKNYVKQIIENRIGGHASVVIEERLVGEEFTVQAMVDGDHLIPMPAAQDHPHAYEGDQGPITGGMGSYSDKNGLLPFLESKEYDDAVKVMEETINAVKKEVGPYKGVLYGQFMLCRDGPKLVEYNARFGDPEAMNVLPLLETSMVELCQGVVDGNLKKAHFKPQATVCKYLVPNGYPESGKSGQPIQVDEEKIKAEGGMVFYAAVNQKNGNVLTTGSRALGLVTTGDSIHDAEERCERATQHVQGNLYHRSDVGTDEIILKRIQHMNEIRKS, encoded by the coding sequence ATGAAGATTCTGGTGGTAGGAACTGGAGCAAGAGAACACGCCATTTGTCAGGCGTTACATAAAGAAGCTGATATTTATTCAATAATGAGCAATCAAAATCCGGGTATCGCCCGTATCTCCCAATTCAAGATTGGTAGTGAAATGGACATTGAGGGTGTGAAAAAATACGCCCAGAATGCTAAGGTGGACATGGCCATAATCGGTCCGGAAGCACCCCTGGAACACGGAATAGTTGACACACTCCAGGAAGCGGGAATTCCCTGTGTGGGGCCCACACGTCAAGCCGCCAGAATTGAAACTGACAAGGCATTCATGCGGGAGTTATTCACCAAATATAACATCTCCGGATCCATTGCCTACGGTGCCTTCGACACAGTGGAAGATGCAGGTGAGTTCATCGATGACTTTGGTGATGATGTGGTGGTGAAGCCAGTAGGTTTAACTGGTGGCAAGGGTGTTAAAATCGTTGGTGAACACCTTAAAGACTCAGAGGATGCTAAAAATTACGTTAAACAGATTATTGAGAATAGAATTGGGGGCCATGCCAGTGTGGTCATAGAAGAACGCCTGGTTGGTGAAGAATTCACAGTACAGGCCATGGTGGATGGAGATCATTTAATTCCAATGCCAGCAGCTCAGGATCACCCTCATGCCTACGAAGGAGATCAGGGCCCAATAACTGGTGGGATGGGTTCATATTCTGATAAAAATGGCCTTTTACCATTTCTTGAATCAAAAGAGTATGATGATGCTGTTAAAGTCATGGAAGAAACCATTAATGCTGTCAAAAAAGAGGTAGGTCCTTACAAGGGAGTTCTATACGGTCAATTCATGTTATGCCGTGACGGACCTAAATTAGTGGAATACAATGCTCGTTTTGGAGATCCAGAGGCTATGAATGTACTGCCACTTTTAGAAACCAGTATGGTGGAATTATGTCAGGGAGTGGTTGATGGAAACCTTAAAAAAGCCCATTTCAAACCCCAGGCAACAGTCTGCAAATATCTGGTGCCCAATGGTTATCCTGAAAGTGGAAAATCAGGTCAACCCATCCAGGTGGATGAAGAGAAGATCAAAGCAGAGGGTGGCATGGTGTTTTACGCAGCAGTAAACCAGAAAAATGGAAATGTATTAACCACAGGTTCCAGGGCACTGGGCCTGGTCACCACTGGGGACAGCATTCACGATGCAGAAGAACGCTGTGAAAGAGCTACCCAGCACGTGCAAGGGAATTTATACCACCGTAGCGATGTGGGAACTGATGAAATTATCCTGAAACGTATCCAGCATATGAATGAAATCCGCAAATCATAA
- the argF gene encoding ornithine carbamoyltransferase, translating into MKHLLSALDARNHLDEILEIAEEFKKGQGPEKPLKGKSLAMVFEKSSTRTRISFEVGMYQLGGHPLYLSASDLQLGRGEIIPDTARAMSRYVDGIMIRAREHDDVLQFAKYADIPVINGLTNLEHPCQAFTDIFTILERKNTLNLKMTFMGDGNNVCNSLLLATAMVGMDFTVACPPGYEPDQVILKEAEEIAEKSGSVIKITSDVAEAVKDADVIYTDVWVSMGDEAEEAQRMKDMQDYQVNQDILAIAAEDAMVLHCLPAIRGQEITEEVLNGPQSAVWDQAENRLHVQKAIMYLLMKS; encoded by the coding sequence ATGAAACATCTTTTATCCGCGCTAGACGCGCGAAACCATCTGGATGAAATACTGGAAATAGCAGAAGAGTTTAAAAAAGGACAAGGTCCTGAAAAACCATTAAAAGGCAAATCACTGGCAATGGTTTTTGAAAAATCTTCAACCAGAACCAGGATATCCTTCGAAGTTGGCATGTACCAGTTAGGTGGACATCCACTGTATTTATCAGCTTCAGACCTTCAGCTAGGAAGGGGAGAGATCATTCCGGACACTGCACGGGCAATGAGTCGTTATGTGGATGGGATCATGATCCGGGCACGTGAACACGATGATGTCCTCCAGTTTGCCAAGTACGCAGATATCCCGGTGATAAATGGTTTAACCAATCTTGAACACCCCTGCCAGGCATTCACTGATATTTTCACCATACTGGAGCGTAAAAACACTTTAAACCTTAAAATGACATTTATGGGCGATGGGAACAACGTATGCAATTCTCTATTGCTGGCAACAGCAATGGTGGGTATGGATTTCACTGTAGCATGCCCTCCAGGTTATGAGCCTGATCAGGTTATTTTAAAAGAGGCAGAGGAGATTGCTGAAAAATCAGGTTCAGTTATTAAAATCACCAGTGATGTTGCCGAAGCAGTTAAGGATGCTGATGTAATTTACACTGATGTATGGGTTAGTATGGGTGATGAAGCCGAAGAAGCCCAGAGAATGAAGGACATGCAGGATTATCAGGTTAACCAGGATATCCTGGCAATTGCTGCCGAGGATGCTATGGTCCTGCACTGTCTCCCTGCTATAAGGGGTCAGGAAATAACTGAAGAAGTTTTAAATGGTCCGCAATCAGCAGTGTGGGATCAGGCTGAGAACCGTTTGCATGTGCAGAAAGCCATAATGTACCTTTTAATGAAGAGTTGA
- a CDS encoding TetR/AcrR family transcriptional regulator, translated as MSTNTEQKILDAALKVFSENGYTGARTRIIAEKSGFTEMTLFRKFETKENLFNKVLTVNKQRVMEDVNSLLVLDEEVTDPKAQFKALVLNLVDLVDKNFEYVNIIVYERDNVSNSITEIFILHLSKYLEEIFTQKKVDPTVLAYMILSFLYFITLNRKTGQACFDLDKAVEEFIDYHSRCLEV; from the coding sequence ATGTCTACTAATACTGAACAAAAAATATTAGACGCTGCTTTAAAAGTTTTCTCAGAAAATGGTTATACTGGGGCTAGAACCCGAATAATCGCCGAAAAGTCTGGTTTTACTGAGATGACCCTATTTAGAAAGTTCGAAACAAAAGAAAATCTTTTTAATAAGGTTCTAACTGTAAACAAACAGAGGGTGATGGAAGATGTTAATTCACTACTGGTTCTAGATGAGGAAGTAACAGATCCTAAAGCCCAATTCAAAGCCTTAGTCCTCAATTTAGTGGATTTAGTTGATAAAAACTTTGAATACGTGAATATAATCGTTTATGAACGAGACAATGTCTCCAATTCCATAACAGAAATCTTCATACTGCATCTGTCTAAGTACTTGGAAGAAATATTCACCCAAAAAAAAGTGGATCCTACTGTACTGGCCTACATGATCTTGAGCTTCCTGTATTTCATCACTCTTAACCGAAAAACAGGACAGGCATGTTTTGATTTGGACAAAGCTGTTGAAGAATTTATAGATTATCATTCCAGATGCCTGGAAGTATAA
- the argS gene encoding arginine--tRNA ligase, translating to MYRKLEQYAIQSVKKVIQDLGWEEPAEIKFEVPPNSNMGDLATSVAFQLASSLKKSPVEISQKITDNIEIIPPFKKVESKGPYVNFFFDPEMFSRMVLESVQEDYGALENKNKKVILEHTSANPNGPLHIGHIRNAIIGDSLARVLRSAGFQVETQYYVNDMGRQIAMIVWGLQNLDYQMDPDGKKDVEIGKLYFQVNQELKANPEIKNQIDSILKTYEEENPPELESMFKEVVSNCLEGVENTSRRMNITHDAFVWESQFVRDGSMKKILETLDEYTKQNDVLYLDLTDYGIEKELILTRSDGTSLYSTRDLAYHLQKSENSDQVVDVLGSDHKLAIDQLKIALGLIGGKSPDVIFYEFITLPEGSMSTRRGVFISVDELIGEATQRARVELDERRPELGEDEKKKIAKIIGVGAIRYYIARLSPEKHIVFKWDEALSFERGCASIQYAHARACKLLEKAGEFTPSEVKIDTLNFHDLDTLEVDLLKTLAKFSTIIEDSARDLRVHSVAQYALEVAGAFNKFYKSVPVIGSEKEFLRLLLVDKSRITIRNCLDLLGIEAPISM from the coding sequence ATGTACAGAAAACTGGAACAATATGCTATTCAATCCGTGAAAAAAGTAATTCAAGATCTCGGATGGGAAGAACCTGCCGAAATCAAATTTGAAGTACCGCCCAACTCTAATATGGGTGATCTGGCCACTTCAGTGGCTTTTCAATTAGCTTCATCACTGAAAAAATCTCCAGTGGAGATTTCGCAAAAAATAACCGATAACATTGAAATTATACCTCCTTTTAAAAAAGTAGAATCCAAAGGACCCTATGTTAACTTTTTCTTTGACCCAGAAATGTTTTCAAGGATGGTTCTTGAATCAGTTCAGGAAGATTATGGTGCACTGGAAAACAAGAATAAAAAAGTAATCCTGGAGCACACTTCTGCTAATCCCAACGGACCATTACACATTGGCCACATCAGAAACGCCATTATAGGCGATTCACTGGCCCGTGTTCTTAGATCAGCTGGTTTCCAGGTGGAAACCCAGTACTATGTTAACGATATGGGACGACAGATTGCCATGATCGTTTGGGGACTCCAAAACCTGGATTACCAGATGGACCCTGATGGAAAGAAAGATGTGGAGATAGGGAAACTTTACTTCCAGGTTAACCAGGAATTAAAGGCAAATCCTGAAATTAAAAACCAGATAGATTCTATACTCAAAACATACGAGGAAGAAAACCCACCTGAACTGGAATCAATGTTTAAGGAAGTGGTTAGTAATTGCCTGGAAGGGGTGGAAAATACTTCCCGTCGTATGAACATCACCCACGACGCATTCGTATGGGAGAGCCAGTTTGTCAGGGACGGTTCAATGAAGAAAATACTGGAAACCCTGGATGAGTACACCAAACAAAATGATGTGCTCTACCTGGATCTTACTGATTATGGAATTGAAAAGGAACTTATTTTAACCCGTTCTGATGGAACATCCCTTTACAGTACCCGGGACTTAGCCTACCACTTGCAAAAATCTGAAAACTCAGATCAGGTGGTGGATGTTCTGGGTTCGGATCATAAACTGGCCATTGACCAGTTAAAAATTGCCCTGGGCTTAATAGGGGGTAAAAGTCCAGATGTTATTTTCTACGAGTTCATCACCCTACCTGAAGGATCCATGTCCACCCGGCGGGGAGTGTTCATCAGTGTGGATGAACTGATAGGCGAAGCCACCCAGAGGGCCAGGGTCGAACTGGATGAGCGAAGACCTGAACTGGGTGAAGATGAGAAAAAGAAAATTGCAAAAATCATCGGTGTGGGAGCTATACGATACTATATTGCACGATTATCCCCAGAAAAACATATTGTATTTAAATGGGATGAAGCATTAAGTTTCGAGAGAGGATGTGCATCTATCCAGTATGCTCATGCCCGAGCATGTAAATTACTGGAAAAAGCAGGCGAATTTACTCCATCAGAGGTAAAAATCGATACTTTGAACTTCCATGATCTGGATACACTGGAAGTCGACCTCTTAAAAACCCTGGCTAAATTCAGTACCATTATTGAAGATTCAGCCAGAGACCTGAGAGTTCACTCTGTGGCCCAGTACGCCCTTGAAGTGGCTGGTGCCTTCAATAAATTCTATAAATCAGTTCCAGTGATTGGATCTGAAAAAGAATTCTTAAGACTGCTATTGGTAGATAAATCCCGCATAACCATTAGAAATTGCCTTGATTTACTGGGAATAGAAGCCCCAATATCAATGTAG